One window of the Candidatus Hydrogenedentota bacterium genome contains the following:
- a CDS encoding bile acid:sodium symporter family protein, translated as ALWVVLFGIFAYCWPEPVQFLGKGMKWFFALTMFGIGVVLKPGDFRVFAQKPWLVVVGCCAQYTLMPFGAFVVSRLFRLPPEYAVGLILTGAAPGAMTSNVMSYLAKADAAYSVSLTTASTLVCPLMTPGLTYLLAGAAMDVPFLDMFLDLALTVVAPLLAGFALRYAAGARMDAVIEVFPAISATFIVFICGVVIASNRGALPSITATLSDVKGQAVLQAGIVIPLIIVALFFADLLLNLFGMAAGYGAGVLFRMPVERRRTLAIEVGMQNAGLGVVLAQEHFDEKATLPAVFFVFLCIVTASLLTSYWQRTGGSAKSPR; from the coding sequence GCCCTTTGGGTTGTCCTGTTCGGCATCTTCGCATATTGCTGGCCCGAGCCCGTCCAATTCCTCGGCAAGGGAATGAAATGGTTCTTCGCCCTGACCATGTTCGGGATAGGCGTCGTGCTGAAGCCGGGCGACTTCCGCGTTTTCGCGCAAAAGCCGTGGCTGGTCGTAGTGGGCTGCTGCGCCCAATATACGCTCATGCCGTTCGGGGCGTTTGTCGTCAGCAGGCTTTTCCGCCTGCCCCCGGAATACGCGGTGGGCCTGATCTTGACGGGCGCGGCCCCCGGCGCCATGACCAGCAATGTCATGAGCTATCTCGCCAAGGCGGATGCCGCCTATTCGGTGTCGTTGACTACGGCTTCGACCCTGGTCTGCCCCCTCATGACGCCGGGATTGACGTACCTGCTCGCGGGCGCGGCTATGGACGTGCCCTTCCTTGACATGTTTCTCGACCTTGCCCTGACCGTCGTGGCGCCGCTGCTGGCGGGCTTTGCGCTGCGCTACGCCGCGGGCGCGCGGATGGACGCCGTCATCGAGGTCTTCCCCGCCATCTCCGCCACGTTCATTGTTTTCATCTGCGGCGTCGTCATTGCGAGCAACCGCGGTGCGTTGCCCTCTATCACGGCCACGCTGTCGGACGTAAAGGGCCAGGCGGTGTTGCAGGCGGGCATCGTGATTCCTCTGATAATTGTCGCCCTCTTCTTTGCCGACTTGCTGCTTAATCTTTTCGGCATGGCGGCCGGCTATGGCGCGGGCGTGCTCTTCCGCATGCCCGTGGAGCGCCGCCGTACTCTGGCCATCGAGGTCGGCATGCAGAACGCCGGACTTGGCGTCGTGCTCGCTCAGGAACACTTCGACGAGAAAGCGACGCTGCCCGCGGTCTTCTTCGTGTTTCTGTGCATCGTCACGGCGAGTCTATTGACCAGTTATTGGCAGCGCACCGGCGGCAGCGCCAAATCCCCCAGATGA
- a CDS encoding helix-turn-helix transcriptional regulator, with amino-acid sequence MKSEYELKNRVKELRARLNMRQADLATEVEVTRQTILAIEKGRLNPSVALSLRIARVLREPVDYVFYLDHRAALSSDAVTGARTAYDFR; translated from the coding sequence ATGAAATCGGAATATGAGCTCAAAAACCGCGTGAAGGAACTGCGCGCACGCCTCAACATGCGTCAAGCCGACCTGGCCACGGAAGTCGAGGTGACACGACAGACCATTCTCGCGATTGAGAAAGGACGGCTCAATCCTTCCGTGGCGCTCAGTCTGCGCATTGCGCGTGTCTTGCGCGAGCCGGTGGATTATGTGTTCTACCTTGACCATCGCGCGGCATTGAGCAGCGATGCCGTCACGGGTGCACGGACCGCCTACGATTTCCGCTAG